The following proteins are encoded in a genomic region of Pseudodesulfovibrio mercurii:
- a CDS encoding preprotein translocase subunit SecA: MFDPHALKTIFDSTKRAFIDTGIRNVDRQTRQLVSDIIGLSGKTRRDEPAQPLPELADEARAAALRLEDFRNLKDKEYPRLLALLRIIARRTLEGNLNARQNQIQAAIALLRGRIIQMENGEGKTLAAAIAACCGALKGEQVHISTYNAYLAKRDFLEMSPLYMALGLKAALLTERRIGWLKEMPPEQDTPEDGMYDEFSSFLDFLNVDETGEKPESFETGETHCIGGRTYAYCEAPRDKGAEEIRTADIVYGRISDFIFGYLGDQTTLNSDELLFDGRQDWLILDEADDTLIEEARSEHNMLNAATAEAEGTNRDFIRMFEVVRHFDERSGDIRHLGKWSATERGRQKAFAAFAVDESEEHWEYGPRGMEVLRLLDTMVNACFGLQDKKHYYIADDVIRPVCLKTGENAAPFGWETDIALRLKHGLDLPKVRETMRRVGLISIQHYVQLYGRLSGMTATAREYADEFMQFYGLVTELIPSATPCIRKDEPDRIYPTTADAVRGAGELTLEAWRTGAPVLIDCPYIGLAEAVRDYLLARGVRSRLLVAGNARQAASILATAGEPGAVTIAAKLAGRGTDIKVSPEARDKGGLLVIGLMRSMSPAIDAQVRGRTARRGAPGTSLFILSLDSEWLMLTASATRLLMRSFGLEPDVPISTQMVANAINRAQGKLLAAAYEKRRSIYHIDSFLDGQRTFVYGFRCKLLHLNTAIEGDIDSMVLNWATQVVTDHYPRKATRFSDAFIEDACVFGVFDPEDLQDWAGSSRQTVATRLAEELLYRVHRALPRMGNVRARVSLLLRLDAMWQNHLARYQALQQTILGNASSPDAYSRFLLELDRCFWLQLGELEQSFIHGLLEFPLGDPDEEDARPAERTFVAAEPRWRELPPIKGGMLDASPLKRLAGPANDPAQNLKIGLVLFALFFGLLYVPGWWDVSAWQKALSNPILASLDGLLTGRALSRGALLLFGILPGLLLQPRKLFKDADPRPLRWTLAVLAAAGVLSFAGVAQWQSASASALFLPLLIFLLPYIILRRRVSIFFNLSLPFFAVPLGTLAVLFLVRELTGSSLPLAEAAGTLMILCVLWIGMGMYQLYLLRTKQIVLPVIILLTLLVSTFDATYAASKPLMAVYAGSIILFAMTGAWLFKAKSALAVERYSGNERQDTVIEIPFSNALFFFCLVLLTVPAGLVLSGVADMVAAAVPPAFSFLAGLCAWPLAGTLTLGLLTASYTTWIYPLITRYVSTPLVLSLFEKGYLLKNARSIEHAAQAITAMTLRRIQKMSLFLILGLILHAALRATALFLTGRAASFPPNPPLFLLAAGCCAYVLSRIVGEFTQSVDIETARLGRFRHFDAPETSFSNELDKDILQEAEEMFRAVMADGREHAVRNTIGKCFSWGWRPRGPVPFTDVLQAALPAAILSAVTVLLPLHVVNSLVPALGLGAPVQLGASALLFAYFMAREVKNWLTPLPAEAGEPAPVPVAAGAGPAGETEAPPVLYISYDNRLVHVPLLTKEVSRGWPKPLYATFGNLQWCPSTPWGGVSNEDIARHAMEAFEALFKFITFTLCGAYLRCGPEKKKRGVIRQIQSMGRLSHGSLGEAMHSSLAGLADCDSEEWGYLKAVLIAPLLDSEPSANMRLLLDKLPDILPGGGRPDDNPYATEADPAVSTHVFQAIGQLRNKMSHFSLNGPPGRLAYLLTGAVNDLYALLSDGLTSLRLLHVDSVTYLGEGAHSALFHDFTGPERRPLTITLSPGQDLPTPDDLYLGRADGRPLFDMAPFMRVIGDAYDNPTPSFFNRSLDNQTEYHCYESPISLCRPLDYKECIDELAASGERPLGSDEAGALRS; this comes from the coding sequence ATGTTCGACCCGCACGCGCTCAAAACGATCTTCGACTCGACCAAACGGGCATTCATCGACACCGGCATCCGCAACGTGGACAGGCAGACCCGCCAGCTTGTCAGCGACATCATCGGTCTTTCCGGAAAGACCAGACGGGACGAACCGGCCCAACCGCTCCCGGAGCTCGCCGACGAGGCGCGGGCCGCCGCGCTGCGCCTCGAGGACTTCCGGAATCTCAAGGACAAGGAGTACCCCCGCCTGCTCGCGCTGCTCAGGATCATCGCCCGGCGCACGCTGGAGGGGAATCTCAACGCCCGGCAGAACCAGATCCAGGCGGCCATCGCCCTCCTCCGGGGGCGGATCATCCAGATGGAAAACGGTGAGGGGAAGACGCTGGCGGCCGCCATTGCGGCGTGCTGCGGCGCGCTCAAGGGCGAACAGGTCCACATCTCCACCTACAACGCCTACCTGGCCAAACGGGACTTCCTGGAGATGTCCCCGCTTTACATGGCCCTCGGGCTGAAAGCGGCCCTCCTCACGGAAAGGCGGATCGGCTGGCTCAAGGAGATGCCGCCGGAGCAGGATACGCCCGAAGACGGGATGTACGACGAATTCAGTTCATTCCTCGACTTCCTGAATGTGGACGAAACGGGGGAGAAGCCGGAGTCCTTCGAAACGGGTGAGACCCATTGCATCGGCGGACGGACGTATGCCTATTGCGAGGCCCCCCGGGACAAAGGGGCGGAAGAGATCCGCACCGCGGACATCGTGTACGGCCGGATCAGCGATTTCATCTTCGGCTACCTGGGCGATCAAACCACGCTCAATTCCGATGAGCTTCTCTTCGACGGCCGCCAGGACTGGCTCATCCTCGACGAAGCCGACGACACGCTGATCGAGGAAGCCAGAAGCGAACACAACATGCTGAACGCGGCGACTGCGGAAGCGGAAGGAACAAACCGGGACTTCATCCGGATGTTCGAGGTGGTCCGGCACTTCGACGAGCGGAGCGGCGACATCCGCCACCTCGGGAAGTGGAGCGCCACGGAGCGGGGACGGCAAAAGGCCTTCGCCGCCTTTGCCGTCGACGAATCCGAGGAGCACTGGGAATACGGCCCCCGGGGCATGGAGGTCCTCCGTCTGCTCGACACGATGGTCAATGCCTGCTTCGGCCTCCAGGACAAGAAGCACTATTACATCGCCGACGACGTCATCAGGCCGGTTTGCCTCAAGACGGGAGAAAACGCCGCCCCCTTCGGCTGGGAAACGGATATCGCCCTCCGCCTCAAGCACGGCCTCGATCTGCCGAAAGTACGCGAAACGATGCGTCGCGTCGGCTTGATCTCCATCCAGCACTATGTCCAACTCTACGGCCGCCTTTCGGGCATGACCGCCACCGCCAGGGAATACGCCGACGAATTCATGCAGTTCTACGGGCTCGTCACCGAGCTGATCCCCAGCGCCACCCCGTGTATCCGAAAAGACGAACCGGACAGGATATATCCCACCACCGCCGACGCCGTTCGCGGCGCCGGGGAGCTGACGCTCGAGGCCTGGCGAACCGGCGCCCCGGTTCTGATCGACTGCCCGTACATCGGCCTGGCTGAGGCGGTCCGGGACTATCTGCTCGCCCGGGGCGTCCGGTCCCGCCTTCTGGTCGCGGGCAACGCCCGGCAGGCGGCCTCCATCCTGGCCACGGCCGGAGAGCCCGGAGCGGTCACCATCGCGGCCAAGCTGGCGGGCAGGGGCACGGACATCAAGGTCAGCCCCGAGGCGCGCGACAAGGGCGGGCTGCTGGTCATCGGCCTGATGCGCAGCATGTCGCCGGCCATCGACGCGCAGGTCAGGGGGCGAACGGCCCGGCGGGGCGCTCCCGGCACGAGCCTCTTCATTCTCTCACTCGACAGCGAGTGGCTAATGCTCACCGCCTCGGCCACGCGGTTGCTCATGCGATCATTCGGCCTGGAGCCCGATGTGCCGATCAGCACCCAAATGGTCGCCAACGCCATCAACAGGGCGCAGGGGAAGCTGTTGGCGGCGGCCTATGAAAAACGAAGGTCGATATACCATATCGACTCGTTCCTGGACGGCCAGCGCACCTTTGTCTACGGCTTCCGGTGCAAATTGCTGCACTTGAACACCGCCATCGAAGGCGACATCGACAGCATGGTCCTCAATTGGGCCACCCAGGTCGTTACGGACCATTACCCCCGCAAGGCGACCCGGTTCTCCGACGCGTTCATCGAAGACGCCTGCGTCTTCGGCGTCTTCGATCCGGAAGACTTGCAGGACTGGGCCGGGTCTTCCCGCCAGACCGTGGCCACGCGGCTCGCCGAGGAATTGCTGTACAGGGTGCACCGCGCACTGCCGCGAATGGGAAACGTGCGGGCGCGCGTGTCGCTCCTCCTGCGACTGGACGCGATGTGGCAGAATCATCTCGCACGGTACCAGGCCCTGCAACAGACCATCCTCGGGAACGCCAGTTCGCCCGATGCGTATTCCCGCTTCCTGTTGGAGCTGGACCGCTGCTTCTGGCTGCAGCTCGGGGAACTGGAGCAATCCTTCATCCACGGGCTCCTGGAATTCCCGCTCGGCGACCCCGATGAAGAGGACGCGCGGCCTGCCGAACGCACCTTCGTGGCGGCCGAGCCCCGGTGGCGGGAGTTGCCGCCGATCAAGGGCGGCATGCTGGATGCGAGTCCGTTGAAACGGCTGGCCGGTCCCGCCAATGATCCCGCCCAGAACCTCAAGATCGGCCTGGTCCTCTTTGCCCTGTTCTTCGGCCTGCTCTACGTCCCGGGCTGGTGGGACGTCTCCGCGTGGCAAAAGGCGTTGTCGAACCCGATCCTCGCCTCCCTGGACGGGCTCCTGACCGGGCGAGCATTGAGCCGAGGCGCGCTCCTGCTGTTCGGCATCCTCCCCGGCCTGCTCCTGCAGCCCCGCAAGTTGTTCAAAGACGCCGACCCGCGTCCCCTGCGCTGGACCCTCGCGGTCCTCGCCGCGGCCGGGGTCCTCTCCTTTGCGGGTGTCGCCCAATGGCAATCCGCCTCGGCCTCCGCCCTGTTCCTCCCCCTCCTGATCTTCCTGCTTCCCTACATCATCCTGCGCAGGAGGGTATCCATCTTTTTCAATCTCAGCCTGCCGTTCTTCGCGGTTCCGCTCGGAACCCTCGCCGTCCTCTTTCTGGTGCGGGAGCTGACGGGTTCGTCCCTGCCCCTTGCCGAAGCTGCGGGAACCCTGATGATCCTTTGCGTGTTGTGGATCGGCATGGGAATGTACCAGTTATACCTGTTGCGGACGAAGCAGATCGTCCTGCCGGTAATCATACTGCTGACGTTGCTGGTTTCGACCTTCGACGCGACCTACGCCGCGTCCAAGCCCCTGATGGCCGTCTATGCCGGGTCGATCATCCTGTTCGCCATGACCGGCGCATGGCTCTTCAAGGCGAAATCCGCTCTGGCCGTCGAACGGTACAGCGGGAACGAACGGCAGGACACCGTCATCGAGATACCCTTCTCCAACGCGCTGTTCTTCTTCTGCCTCGTTCTGTTGACGGTCCCCGCCGGATTGGTCCTCTCGGGCGTGGCGGACATGGTCGCAGCGGCCGTTCCTCCAGCCTTTTCCTTCCTCGCCGGCCTCTGCGCATGGCCGCTGGCCGGGACCTTGACCCTGGGTCTGCTGACGGCCTCCTACACGACCTGGATATATCCCCTGATCACCAGATATGTCTCCACCCCCCTCGTGCTGAGCCTTTTCGAAAAGGGATATCTGCTCAAAAACGCCCGGTCGATCGAGCACGCCGCCCAGGCGATCACGGCCATGACTCTCCGCCGCATCCAGAAGATGAGCCTCTTCCTGATCCTCGGGCTCATCCTGCACGCCGCGCTCCGCGCCACGGCGCTGTTCCTGACCGGCCGGGCCGCGAGCTTCCCCCCGAACCCGCCCCTGTTCCTGTTGGCGGCGGGCTGCTGCGCCTACGTGTTGTCCCGCATCGTCGGCGAATTCACCCAGAGCGTGGATATCGAAACCGCTCGCCTTGGGCGTTTCCGCCACTTCGACGCCCCGGAGACCTCCTTCTCCAATGAGCTGGACAAGGACATCCTCCAGGAGGCCGAGGAGATGTTCCGCGCGGTCATGGCCGACGGCAGGGAGCATGCCGTTCGGAATACCATCGGAAAGTGCTTCTCCTGGGGGTGGAGGCCACGAGGCCCCGTCCCGTTCACGGATGTCCTCCAGGCGGCCCTGCCCGCAGCCATCCTCAGCGCCGTCACCGTCCTGCTCCCGCTGCACGTCGTGAACTCCCTTGTCCCGGCGCTGGGCCTGGGCGCTCCGGTCCAGCTCGGAGCCTCGGCCCTCCTCTTCGCCTATTTCATGGCCCGTGAAGTGAAGAACTGGCTGACGCCGCTTCCGGCGGAGGCCGGGGAACCGGCCCCGGTTCCGGTCGCCGCCGGGGCCGGGCCCGCCGGAGAGACCGAGGCCCCTCCGGTGCTCTACATCTCCTACGACAACAGGCTGGTCCACGTACCCCTGCTGACCAAGGAGGTCAGCCGGGGGTGGCCCAAGCCCCTGTACGCGACCTTCGGCAACCTGCAATGGTGCCCGTCCACGCCCTGGGGCGGCGTGAGCAACGAGGACATCGCCCGGCACGCCATGGAGGCGTTCGAGGCGCTGTTCAAATTCATCACCTTCACGCTCTGCGGGGCCTATCTGCGTTGCGGCCCGGAGAAAAAGAAGCGGGGCGTCATCCGGCAGATCCAGTCCATGGGCCGCCTCTCCCACGGCAGCCTGGGGGAAGCCATGCACTCCAGCCTGGCGGGCCTCGCCGACTGCGACTCCGAGGAATGGGGCTACCTCAAGGCCGTGCTCATCGCCCCACTGCTCGACAGCGAGCCGAGCGCGAACATGCGCCTGCTGCTCGATAAGCTGCCGGACATCCTGCCCGGAGGGGGACGGCCGGACGACAACCCGTACGCAACGGAGGCCGACCCGGCCGTCAGCACGCATGTGTTTCAGGCCATCGGCCAGCTGCGCAACAAAATGAGCCACTTCTCGCTGAACGGCCCCCCAGGCAGGCTGGCCTATCTGCTGACGGGCGCGGTCAACGACCTGTACGCCCTGCTTTCCGACGGCCTGACATCGCTCAGGCTCCTCCATGTGGATTCCGTCACGTATCTCGGAGAGGGGGCCCATTCCGCCCTGTTCCACGACTTCACGGGGCCGGAGCGACGTCCGCTCACCATCACGCTGTCTCCCGGCCAGGACCTGCCCACCCCCGACGATCTGTACCTCGGCAGGGCGGACGGAAGGCCCCTCTTCGACATGGCTCCCTTCATGCGGGTCATCGGCGACGCCTACGACAACCCGACGCCGAGCTTCTTCAACCGCTCCCTGGACAACCAGACGGAATATCACTGTTATGAATCGCCCATCAGCCTGTGTCGGCCGCTCGATTACAAGGAGTGCATCGACGAACTGGCGGCCTCGGGCGAAAGGCCCTTGGGCAGCGACGAGGCGGGGGCCTTGCGAAGCTAG
- the tyrS gene encoding tyrosine--tRNA ligase, producing the protein MLMNELEWRGNIQDMTDAEGIARFLGTRGNGVYAGFDPTAESLHVGNLLVLTTLVRMQRCGLRPIFLLGGATGMIGDPSGKDVERQLIDTTTVAAQAEMIGGQIEAFVRRNTGTAPVLRNNYHWFKDINTMEFLRDVGKHFSVNAMLNKESVRGRIDREGEGISYTEFSYMLLQSFDFLHLFREEGCRMQIGGSDQWGNITSGIDLIRRAAGGRAFGITLPLLTTASGRKFGKSEGNAVFLNAEKTPVYHFHQFWLNTEDRDAIRFLKLFTFLDRTVIAELEAAVEERPHLREAQRRLADEVTCMVHGRTALDAVVGAAQALFGDGDLRAVDMAALRGAVSAAPSLVLGHGVPTDLCSLLVGLGMAQSRGQARRDAQGGGVYVNNRRVRDAAFVPTDADFLDGEMLIVRKGRKIHGVVSRARAA; encoded by the coding sequence ATGCTGATGAACGAACTTGAATGGCGAGGCAACATCCAGGACATGACCGACGCCGAAGGCATCGCACGATTTCTGGGCACCCGGGGCAACGGTGTATACGCCGGATTCGATCCCACGGCCGAAAGCCTGCACGTGGGCAACCTGCTGGTCCTGACCACCCTGGTCCGCATGCAGCGCTGCGGCCTGCGCCCCATCTTCCTGCTCGGCGGGGCCACCGGCATGATCGGCGACCCCTCGGGCAAGGACGTGGAGCGCCAGTTGATCGACACGACCACCGTGGCCGCCCAGGCCGAGATGATCGGCGGCCAGATCGAGGCGTTCGTGCGGCGCAACACCGGAACCGCGCCGGTCCTGCGCAATAACTACCATTGGTTCAAGGACATCAACACCATGGAGTTTTTGCGCGACGTGGGCAAGCACTTCAGCGTCAACGCGATGCTGAACAAGGAATCGGTTCGCGGGCGCATCGACCGGGAAGGCGAGGGAATCTCCTACACCGAGTTCAGCTACATGCTGTTGCAGTCCTTCGATTTCCTGCACCTTTTCCGCGAAGAGGGATGCCGGATGCAGATAGGCGGCAGCGACCAGTGGGGCAACATCACGTCCGGGATCGATCTCATTCGCCGGGCGGCCGGCGGTCGGGCCTTCGGCATCACCCTGCCGCTGCTCACCACCGCCTCCGGCAGGAAGTTCGGCAAGTCCGAAGGCAACGCCGTCTTCCTCAACGCCGAAAAGACCCCGGTGTACCACTTCCACCAGTTCTGGCTGAACACCGAGGACCGGGACGCCATCCGCTTCCTCAAGCTCTTCACCTTCCTGGACCGGACGGTCATCGCCGAACTGGAGGCGGCGGTGGAGGAGCGGCCCCACCTGCGGGAGGCCCAGCGCCGCCTGGCCGATGAGGTCACCTGCATGGTCCACGGTCGCACGGCGCTGGACGCGGTGGTCGGCGCGGCGCAGGCCCTGTTCGGGGACGGCGACCTCCGCGCCGTGGACATGGCCGCTCTGAGAGGCGCGGTGTCCGCCGCGCCCAGCCTGGTGCTGGGACACGGCGTCCCGACCGACCTGTGTTCCCTGCTCGTGGGCCTGGGCATGGCCCAATCGCGCGGACAGGCGCGCCGCGACGCCCAGGGCGGCGGCGTGTACGTCAACAACCGCCGGGTGCGCGACGCCGCCTTTGTCCCGACCGACGCCGACTTCCTGGACGGGGAGATGCTCATCGTCCGCAAGGGGCGGAAAATCCATGGGGTGGTCTCCCGCGCCCGGGCGGCCTGA